A region of Haliotis asinina isolate JCU_RB_2024 chromosome 9, JCU_Hal_asi_v2, whole genome shotgun sequence DNA encodes the following proteins:
- the LOC137296769 gene encoding UBX domain-containing protein 6-like, producing MAAIKRFFQKKKLDVKFKKAGEGHRLTEERQPAPRPTGQMFASSSNRPQSTADAKRAGEAALARYETEKTAKDDQSFQLARVRMKRQMEAEKKALAEAEAAGAAYRAEPTTVVKDSAPVLSEVLFKCPEIGPVVLPKMEMEAYIHEYLLGSLAEEPEMTSALMIHTLNKNKDKVKVGIDTLLKYIDNIIAHPGEEKYSKIRVNNKTFQERVASLEGTHEFLQSARFNVVTLPFEDHEEQFYVMSIEDTKEEERLKNLKEVLLAAEPLRPQLDHSLRVFHASGSASQFVIPDEFYNITPEELKKEQQRQTEAVEKLGMLRTKAMRERDEQRELRRYRYALLRIRFPNGILLQGTFRTVEKLQAVREFIRENLDDDWMPFQLITSTGHKLTDDTLTIAEAGLAPAAVVNFSWDPTVMAEIAAQKGKSQEGNYLKSDVLALIQSL from the exons ATGGCAGCCATCAAAAGATTCTTCCAGAAGAAGAAGTTAGATGTGAAGTTTAAGAAGGCAGGAGAAGGTCACAGGCTGACCGAGGAAAGACAGCCCGCCCCACGACCAACTGGGCAGATGTTCGCCTCCAGCTCAAACCGACCTCAGTCCACAGCAGACGCGAAAAGGGCAGGTGAAGCGGCTCTTGCCAGATACGAGACAGAAAAGACTGCTAAAG ATGATCAGAGTTTCCAGCTGGCTCGAGTCAGGATGAAGAGGCAGATGGAGGCTGAGAAGAAAGCCCTTGCGGAAGCTGAGGCCGCAGGAGCAGCGTATAGAGCAGAACCCACCACTGTGGTCAAGGACTCTGCCCCAGTTCTCTCCGAGGTCCTCTTCAAATGTCCAGAGATCGGCCCTGTTGTCCTGCCCAAGATGGAGATGGAGGCATATATCCATGAGTACCTCCTGGGAAGCCTAGCAGAAGAGCCTGAAATGACCTCAGCCCTTATGATCCACACTCTCAACAAGAATAAGGACAAGGTGAAGGTGGGGATTGATACCCTTCTGAAGTACATTGACAACATCATAGCTCACCCAGGGGAGGAGAAGTACAGCAAGATCCGGGTCAACAATAAAACATTCCAGGAGAGGGTGGCCAGTTTGGAGGGAACTCACGAGTTCCTTCAGTCAGCGAGGTTCAATGTTGTAACACTTCCATTTGAAGACCATGAAGAACAGTTCTATGTCATGTCCATTGAGGATACCAAAGAGGAAGAAAGGCTGAAAAATCTGAAAGAAGTTTTGTTAGCCGCAGAACCATTACGGCCTCAGCTTGACCATTCTTTGAGAGTATTTCATGCTTCAGGTTCTGCATCCCAGTTTGTTATTCCTGATGAGTTTTACAACATTACGCCGGAGGAGTTGAAAAAAGAGCAACAGCGACAGACCGAGGCTGTTGAGAAGCTGGGCATGCTTCGAACCAAAGCGATGCGAGAGAGGGACGAACAGCGTGAGCTTCGACGATACCGTTATGCTTTACTTAGAATTCGATTCCCAAATGGAATTCTGTTGCAAGGAACGTTCAGGACTGTTGAGAAATTGCAAGCAGTTCGTGAGTTCATTCGTGAGAACCTGGATGACGACTGGATGCCCTTCCAGCTTATTACATCAACTGGGCACAAGCTAACCGATGATACTTTGACAATAGCTGAGGCAGGATTGGCACCAGCAGCTGTGGTGAACTTTTCATGGGACCCGACTGTCATGGCGGAGATCGCTGCCCAAAAGGGTAAATCACAGGAGGGGAACTATTTGAAATCTGATGTCCTTGCTTTGATACAGTCGTTGTGA